A genomic region of Thermogemmatispora onikobensis contains the following coding sequences:
- a CDS encoding MIP/aquaporin family protein — protein sequence MARQFTSRPSALAGLWGECIAEFFGTMILLLFGDGCVATFALFTNIGANNAATPFANEWIVIILGWGLAVMLGIYVAGAISGAHLNPAVTLALAARGKFAWGKVVPYWVAQVLGGFVAAAILYFVYQGALVHALSLNHLTIGQIADPNGYGGVFYTSPKPFVGTFGAFCDEFLGTALLVGLIFAITDGRNQPVQANLNPLIIGLLVVAIGASFGLNTGYAINPARDFGPRLWVAIVSGGASLSANDYYFWIPIVAPLLGGVVGAFVYDFTVGKVLEARGLTKSGTAETKGEAVRVPSEAE from the coding sequence ATGGCCCGTCAATTTACGAGCAGGCCCTCAGCGCTTGCGGGCCTGTGGGGAGAATGCATCGCCGAGTTCTTCGGCACCATGATCCTGCTGCTCTTCGGCGATGGCTGCGTGGCCACGTTCGCCCTCTTCACGAATATCGGAGCGAACAATGCAGCAACGCCCTTTGCGAACGAGTGGATCGTCATTATCTTGGGGTGGGGCCTGGCGGTGATGCTGGGCATCTATGTGGCTGGAGCCATCAGTGGCGCCCATCTGAATCCAGCGGTGACCCTGGCTCTGGCCGCTCGTGGGAAGTTCGCCTGGGGCAAGGTGGTGCCTTATTGGGTCGCTCAGGTGCTCGGTGGTTTCGTCGCTGCCGCTATTCTCTACTTCGTCTATCAGGGAGCGCTGGTGCATGCTCTGTCGCTCAATCACTTGACCATCGGGCAGATTGCCGATCCTAATGGCTACGGCGGCGTCTTCTATACGTCCCCGAAGCCTTTCGTGGGAACCTTCGGGGCCTTCTGCGATGAGTTCCTGGGTACCGCTCTGCTGGTGGGCCTGATCTTCGCTATCACCGATGGCCGCAACCAGCCGGTGCAGGCTAACTTGAATCCGCTGATCATCGGTCTGCTGGTGGTGGCGATCGGCGCCTCCTTCGGCCTGAATACGGGCTATGCCATTAACCCGGCGCGCGACTTTGGTCCGCGGCTGTGGGTCGCTATCGTGAGCGGCGGGGCCAGCCTGTCAGCCAATGATTACTACTTCTGGATTCCGATCGTGGCCCCGTTGCTGGGTGGCGTGGTCGGCGCCTTCGTCTACGACTTCACTGTCGGTAAGGTGCTGGAAGCCCGCGGCCTGACGAAGTCGGGGACAGCTGAGACCAAGGGCGAGGCAGTTCGCGTGCCCAGCGAGGCGGAGTAA